In Methanobacterium sp., the following are encoded in one genomic region:
- a CDS encoding radical SAM protein translates to MCSWNCKVNRLEGERGVCRAEIPEIAYTGLTPVLKSYSVTLLSCSFRCIYCNAYRISQYPDSGWIYRGYVEPDNLVREALEAFETSFARNIGVKKFSFTGGEPSIHTPYLEEVTSRMKEKIPELKIGIATNGFSALKTMKRMAKLSSYINFEIKAFDDEIHQAITGAPAEPVLRNAEWLARKHPEKIRVFRTVVIPGINDSQIPKIAQFIRDIDPNLPYRLVGFRPHFMLYYHPAPSKGFMQEFVELCKKQGLEKVDYSGYYPSGNIYMTHKDKKGIKMLYNYLNNVGCYRRPRNCGLCPEKNHCPAIILEPWTNLPKE, encoded by the coding sequence TTGTGCAGTTGGAATTGTAAGGTAAACCGGCTCGAAGGGGAGAGGGGAGTATGTCGAGCTGAAATCCCAGAGATAGCCTATACTGGCCTTACTCCAGTATTGAAAAGCTATAGTGTGACTCTATTGAGCTGTTCTTTTAGATGCATATACTGCAATGCTTATCGCATCTCACAGTATCCTGACTCTGGCTGGATATACCGGGGCTACGTAGAACCAGATAACCTGGTCCGAGAAGCTTTAGAAGCATTTGAAACTTCTTTTGCTCGTAATATTGGTGTAAAAAAGTTTAGTTTCACTGGAGGAGAGCCTTCCATCCATACTCCTTATTTAGAAGAAGTAACTTCAAGAATGAAAGAAAAAATCCCTGAACTGAAGATTGGTATAGCCACCAACGGATTTTCCGCCCTTAAAACCATGAAACGAATGGCAAAACTATCATCCTATATCAATTTCGAAATAAAGGCCTTTGATGATGAAATACATCAAGCCATCACCGGCGCCCCGGCAGAGCCCGTTCTAAGAAATGCTGAATGGCTGGCAAGAAAACATCCTGAAAAGATCAGGGTATTCCGTACAGTGGTGATACCTGGTATTAATGACTCTCAGATTCCTAAAATAGCTCAGTTTATCCGAGATATAGACCCTAACCTTCCATACAGGTTGGTGGGATTTCGACCGCATTTTATGCTTTACTACCACCCGGCGCCCTCCAAGGGTTTCATGCAGGAATTTGTGGAATTATGTAAGAAGCAGGGACTAGAAAAAGTGGATTATTCGGGCTATTATCCGTCTGGAAACATTTATATGACGCATAAAGATAAAAAAGGAATAAAAATGCTTTATAATTATCTCAATAATGTGGGATGTTACCGTAGGCCTAGAAACTGTGGTTTATGCCCTGAAAAGAATCATTGCCCAGCTATAATTCTAGAGCCCTGGACTAATCTACCAAAGGAATGA